A single Nocardioides bizhenqiangii DNA region contains:
- the mraY gene encoding phospho-N-acetylmuramoyl-pentapeptide-transferase, which produces MISLLGTRVAIRLFTKWGYGQEIRDDGPTSHHTKRGTPTMGGVVIIASVVLGYGLAKVLTADAPSASALLLLFLFVGMGLVGFLDDFIKISKQRSLGLRSKAKMVGQTVIALVFGVLALAPWLEDENGRPPASEKVSFLREIEWLALPMVLALLLVWLLVTGFSNAVNLTDGLDGLAAGASVMVFGAYTLVNIWQNNQSCEDAAGASCYNVRDPLDLAIIAAAITGACFGFLWWNASPAKIFMGDTGSLSLGGGLAGFAILTRTELLLVILGGLFVLITASVMLQVSWFKATKRFTGVGKRVFRMAPLQHHFELLGWEQVTIVIRFWIITGLFVATGLGVFYAEWVARL; this is translated from the coding sequence ATGATCTCGCTGCTCGGCACCCGGGTCGCGATCCGCCTGTTCACCAAGTGGGGCTACGGCCAGGAGATCCGCGACGACGGCCCGACCAGCCACCACACCAAGCGCGGCACGCCCACGATGGGTGGCGTCGTGATCATCGCCTCGGTGGTCCTGGGCTACGGCCTCGCCAAGGTGCTCACGGCCGACGCGCCCAGCGCCTCGGCGCTGCTGCTGCTCTTCCTGTTCGTCGGGATGGGCCTGGTCGGCTTCCTCGACGACTTCATCAAGATCTCCAAGCAGCGCAGCCTCGGCCTGCGCAGCAAGGCCAAGATGGTCGGCCAGACCGTGATCGCCCTGGTCTTCGGGGTCCTCGCCCTGGCGCCGTGGCTCGAGGACGAGAACGGCCGGCCGCCGGCGTCCGAGAAGGTGTCGTTCCTGCGTGAGATCGAGTGGCTGGCGCTGCCGATGGTGCTCGCCCTGCTGCTGGTCTGGCTGCTCGTCACCGGCTTCAGCAACGCGGTCAACCTCACCGACGGCCTCGACGGCCTCGCCGCCGGCGCGAGCGTGATGGTCTTCGGCGCCTACACGCTCGTGAACATCTGGCAGAACAACCAGTCCTGCGAGGACGCCGCGGGCGCCAGCTGCTACAACGTCCGAGATCCGCTCGACCTCGCCATCATCGCCGCCGCGATCACCGGGGCCTGCTTCGGCTTCCTGTGGTGGAACGCCTCGCCGGCGAAGATCTTCATGGGCGACACCGGGTCGCTCTCCCTCGGCGGCGGGCTGGCGGGCTTCGCGATCCTCACCCGCACGGAGTTGCTGCTGGTGATCCTCGGCGGGTTGTTCGTGCTCATCACGGCCTCGGTGATGCTCCAGGTCAGCTGGTTCAAGGCGACCAAGCGGTTCACCGGTGTGGGCAAGCGGGTGTTCCGGATGGCACCGCTCCAGCACCACTTCGAGCTGCTCGGCTGGGAGCAGGTGACAATCGTGATCCGGTTCTGGATCATCACCGGGCTCTTCGTCGCCACCGGCCTGGGCGTGTTCTACGCCGAGTGGGTGGCCCGGTTGTGA